The DNA segment cgTTTGCTTTCGTTTAAGGattgtttataattttttgaagtGGGATTATGTAGTTTATCTTTTTCCTTATCTTCTAACGGACAAGCTTTTCCCTTTCTTGGTTCAATTTTAAGGTTCCAGCTCAATTTGCTAGTCGGAAAACCGCAGAGGACATGGCATTAATGGCGTACAATCGAGCTCTAAGGCTTTCTCTGCCaggttttatgtttgtttttatcTTTCGAGCTTCTTAGTTATTCCTACTCTCATTTTGTGGAATTCCCACTCTCATTTTGAGGAGGGCACGACTTATTTTCTTTAACTTATCTTTTCGGGACATACACAACCCATATCCACAATTTCCAAAATACGGAGTGTCTGCACCCTTGGTGGTTCGGGGGGATTTGGATCAGTGTCCTTTGgtcaaatttgaatttttaaaaaaatatgatcaCATTTGGGACCGTCTGCAACAGCAAAAAGtggtaattttttgaaaatcaaattacACCAGAATCCGAGATCATTGATCCAGTTCCCCTGATGTCTCGATACACCTCACATATGAACTTCTATTTCATACGGTCTTGTTTCTCACAAAGTGAGGTACATGAATCACATTTCCAGAGATATGTTGTTTTGATGAAGCTGTTGTTTTGATGAAGCACGCTGCAAATGCCAATTTCTCTCATTTTCTCCATTCGTCATCATGATCATTTGGAATTTTATGATTAATAAGAATTGCCCAATATATGCACCTCTCGTGCTTTTGCTGGTTAATAAGTAGTGTGTCTAACCTACAAGAGGCTGAATCTAGGTTGGGGCTTTAAAATCAATGTTCAACAGTTGAAACAATTTGCCCCTTGATTTCAGTATCTTGCCTCCAAAGTTAATTAATCCAGATAACTGGATTGGTGGCTTTACATGTCGCCTATATTTATTGATAAAGATGCTTATAGATACGTGTGGTATATTGGATTAAAAATTGCCTTTTTCCTCATCTCAAATTCAATGCTGTTCAGTGAACTTGTTACCCGTTTCCTCGTTCAAGAGATCTAAGGTTAAGAGCAGTTATCCCATGTGTTGACCGAATTCAgccataataattttaatttaccCCGTCTGTCAGTTCCAATATACTTTTAACTGTTATTTGGAATTGCTGCCAGCCTTCTATGTTCTGGTTGGAGATACATGATTAGCTTGATATGGGTTATGTTCTCCCCTTGGTTGGAAGTCAGTACCTTCCATCATAAAGTAATTTTTGTTAAAAGTTCACACCAATGCCCACAGTTCCTTGAATTAAGGACCTATGTCCTGTAAAACCAGCAGCTCTATCGATCTGATGTTTGGTTGATCATGAAACCAACAAGCTTGTGACAATGAATGGATATAAGCTATAGAATCGAGTTGCTTGTTGGAAATAAAAAATCTATTTGTTAAATATCAAAGTACTTTATAATACGTATGTTGAGTTTTCATTCTGGTGTTTTTGGCATCCTAAATATGTGCTGCAGTGATTTTGGATGTCATATAATTTTTGCACCTTTTCCGAGTTCTGTTGTATTTCAAAAATGTTTCAATCTGCTTATTGTGTCTGCTTTTGGCATGGAAGAATGTAGTTGGTGGTAATGGTGTTTCATATGGTTGTTCCTTTATCAGTGAACTCtttctttaaaaattaaaactcaTACCTGATAATGTTTTGTTGTCACATTTAGGCTTACCAGTTCTTGGTGTGGGTTTTACTGGTTCCCTGACCAGCACACATCCCAAGCGTGGGGATCACAGGTATTGGTTGATCTGTTGACCTTTTCAAGCTATTAATACTTGCTATAATTCTGAGAGATTCTTTTATTGATCTACATTCTAAAGATTATGGGCTCTAGTTATATGAGCTGTCACTTTTTCAGCCAGTGGATGCATGATACCATCTCCAACCACTCACATTTTTCTTTGTTGCATTTTATATGTGCATTTTGAGAATGTCTTATGAGTATTCGCTGTTGTAATTTATCAAGGGGAAAAAATGGCTTGTGGGagggaaaaaattatttatgtgtGGCTAAAAGGTCTTTGTGGCTTATAGTTAGTTCTCTCTCCATTCTTTGACTCTTTTCATCTTACTTTAATTTTTCCCCTCAATATCTGGTTTCTCATGACAACAGTTTGGTTTCCTTTGGTTTTATGTCTAATATACATggaaaattattataaaataggTTTAAAACTGTGGGTTTTATCGTTGAACGAGACCAAGACAATCTCAATTGTTAAAATTTATAGCGGATGTGAGCAGTGGTTGCTAGGGTTTGGGGAATTTTAGTGTTCTATCGTTGTGGAATCTTGAATTGGCTCAGCCTGATAAAATTCAAAAAGGAAAATTAGAAGTGGTTGGCGATACTGAATACTGATACTTCAGAATATTAATGATTGAAAGCTGAGAGGAATAATTTCTGGGAGTTGTTTGTTGAATCTTTAGATGTCAAAATTATTACATTCAACTGAACGTTGAAAGGCACTTCAAGTACTGATAATTTATAATACTGCTTAATGTTGTTTTATGTAATAAATAGACAAGAACTAATATCATAGCATTGATCCCATGTTGCCACTTTTATGATTGTACTACAAAAATGAAACCAAACGATCTCAACGAAACTGATTTTCAACATGGAAATTATGCAAATGAGTCTGAACCGCAAGGCCTCTATGGTCTTATGGGATGAACAGATTTCCTGAAATCAATGTTATTGAAATAGGATTAGATGATCAATTAAAGACTTTGCTTATGTTTTTACAAAAACCTTTTtaatctttaaaaataaaaacaacttTATTAtctcatttttatttaattttctaaaaaaaaaaaattcatgtaaTTCGATGTATTCATTACTTGTAGTTTAACTTTTCAGCTAAAAAATTGTTCTATTATCATATTATGTTTTAACAAAATAtgtgttttaaaaatttattagtaTCAAATATAATATTGAAGAATCAATAACCAGATAAAAGCTTATATGATTGACGGACCGCTGCAGTAaagtttatttcaaaaaaacatAACTGAACCTGTCTTGTATTCCCTAATACAGTTTCAAAAAactcttatttttttctttcaaaaagagaaaaaaataaaCCTTTGGAAACACCGGAAAGATAACTGGAGCAAACCAAAGTATTTTCTGAATTTAAGACTAAACTTTGGGCCCTGATCTGTGCTTGATGATAACTGTATCacttcattctgaatttctaGACTTCTATTCTTCTAAGTTCAAGCTTTTACTTTTACTCCCAAAATTTTTGCCAACTCCCAAAATTTTTGCCAAAATAATATGTaactttaattttatatatatatatattttaatatttttttcaactagctattaatttttttccaaaattgcccttatattatataaatatgtaaatttgatttatatttatatatgtatatatatatattttaatatttttttcaataacTATTATAGATAGGATAAAtaactttttaatttatttacagATTActttagaaataaaaaatcataactaacctaattattgaaaaataaaaagcacGAAAGGCATGCACCTAGGCTCAAGGATTGCTGAGATATTTAGGTTCTAGCACATCATTATTTAGGGCGCTAAAATAAATCATGTCGCTTGCATTGAACCTAATCTCTATGATTCCTTAGTGTCCTTTGTGCCTTTAATAACTGTGATATTCTGCAACATATATTTTGTTGGTGAATCACCCGCTCCCCTTCAAGTACAGccgatataaaaattaatagcaAAAGTTTGTCAAACCgacaaaataaaaatgcatcAACTGCTGTTGTGAAATGAATTGATTTCTTGTGTCCTGGACCTCTGGTAATCCTTCCATAAATTCCTTTTATATGTTTATTAGTTGCCATTCATTTGCTAGCGTTTTAAGGAAAGTAGGAGCATCTTTTTGTTTGTCTTGTGGCTGCATTATTTTGCATCTACAGATTTGAATTGCTTGATCTTAAATTGTTTGATCCTTGTGACTTTATTCATAAGGTTTCATGTATCAACAAGGACATCTGATCAGCTTTTGGTATCTACTGTTACTTTGTCAAAGGTATTCACATGACTTGCCCACGAATTGTTGGTGCACCGCACCGTTGTAGCCGTGAAGTGAAGTATCTAAGTATCCTACTTATTCTATATATGCATTTTTCAGGGTTTGAGAAACCGTGAACAAGAAGATAGGGTTTCCAGCCAGCTCTTACTGAAGGTGCTACTCATCTATTTGCCTTCAGTTTTACTTAATTTTTAACATTTCTTGTTTGATGTGTAATCTACATGAGTAATGTAAGGTATATAATCATTTTAAGTGCATATAATCAAGATCCTGCTTGCACAGTTATCATCATAGTGTTTTGAATAGATTATTTTGTCTACTCGTAAAAATCCTGGAGTTTTTGCATATAGGTATTTAAGTAAAATGTGGCACATCAAAATTATGTTTTTGAACAGTAAGTTCTAGGCTGGTGCACGCCCTTTGCATAATGATGTGCACGGTGGCATGTATGCTTTAAATGGAGATCAAAAAGTTGGACAGCCAGGTGCGTCGCGTATTTCCATGTGCTGTTCTATAAATAACACTCCTTGTGTTAACTTTAGGGTTTGAAGGACATTCTCATTCAAACCCTTGTGCCCATAAAAGGGCTAAAAGATTAAAAGTTCGAACTATGTTTCTCTTATTTAGTCTTTTATGTTTCTTATTTCTTTGTTTCTCCTTTATTGATTGACTCAATGACATTATACTGTGCTCCCGTCTATCACGTTAGATTCTTGATCTATTCCTCAAAATTTTGGCTATTTGTGTTTCATAAAATGCTCCTTTTCACCGCTTCTGATGTTCAACACTTTACCATGATTTATTTTCAGGCAATAGCATATGCTTGCAAAGTTCCCTCAACCTTTACTTTAGAGTTAACAGATTCAGAAGTTCCCAATGAGTCTGAAATACAATTTGATGAAGGCCAAGAATTAGAGCAACTTATCAATGGTGAAATATGCTTTAAGGTTTATCCCTTTTTGAATGGTATGGTTAGAGTTATATACAGATTCTCAATCACACAATTTATAGTCTCTTTATTTTATTGTGAAGGGCCTGTTGTGCAGATATTTCAAAGTCAGAAAGGAAGATAATTCTCTCTGGTTCATTTAATCCATTGCACGACGGACACGTAAAGCTATTAGAAGTAGCTATGAGGTACCTTCTACTATTCCTGGGACTAGTGGTTCTGACATTTTGATTCAAAATTGAACAATTATTCAATCCATCCGCATGTATGAATATAAACGTAGATTGATTTTCTTGTATTTGctgttttttttatcaattgtATTTGCTGTTAATATGTTTGCTTCATGTGTTCAAGCTCTTATTTAAGGCGATTGCAAGTAATCTGATCCGAGATTAAT comes from the Henckelia pumila isolate YLH828 chromosome 1, ASM3356847v2, whole genome shotgun sequence genome and includes:
- the LOC140885202 gene encoding uncharacterized protein isoform X2; this translates as MALMAYNRALRLSLPGLPVLGVGFTGSLTSTHPKRGDHRFHVSTRTSDQLLVSTVTLSKGLRNREQEDRVSSQLLLKAIAYACKVPSTFTLELTDSEVPNESEIQFDEGQELEQLINGEICFKVYPFLNDISKSERKIILSGSFNPLHDGHVKLLEVAMSVLGDGYPCFELSAVNADKPPLTVSQIKERVRQFEKAGKTVIISNQPYFYKKAELFPGSAFVIGADTAARLINPKYYGGDYGRMLDILSGCKNTGCLFLVAGRNVDGVFKVLDDFDIPEQLKDLFISIPAEKFRMDISSTEIRKNLGML